ATCCCTCCGCAGTAAGGGCATGCACCAGGTGCTGGCTGCCTGGACAACACCTTCTCATCTTCTCCACACACAAACACTAAACACATGATCTTCTTCTCCTTAATCTCTTTCTCCCTTTGTTTTGTCGTGCAGCTTCTTAATCTTTACGACCTTGGACCCAACACTGCAAGATATAATGATGTCTTCCAGGTAACGCTTCAGATTCTTAGTTCCAAACAAACGCGTTTCCTAGAAttccttttacttttcttatcaATGGTTTTCTTCTCCGTGTCCTGTTATGCCCACACTTTCCACGCGTCCCTTTCTCTTATcataatttttccaaaataatatgattattataaatCCTCAAAATATAACACTAATTTATATACAcagaatatttatataaaggCTGACGTCTATTTGTGCCGTCAAGTTGGTGGTAAAGCAGATTCTTAAGTCCTGCTAACTGCTCCATCAATAAATTCTGGGATTTGCATCATAGGCACGTATATCATATAATCTATTTAATAAGATATGGAAATTTCctctgaaattttttaataattagcGGACATGGATACGGTTGTTAAAGCTAAAATGACCCTATATTTAAAGTTATGTTAAAGAATGGGTATCAAAACTAATTAGGTTAAATAGATCATTACAAAGTTAACCCaccaaattagaaaaaataattgaaggTTAGCTATTTTGGGTATCGTAACATACTGGGGTGGTATTTGACAAAGACATTCGATTTCGATTGTAATGGGCCAAATTCGAAAAGTAGAAATCCactatattttattaaccaGTTCTTGAATTGTTTTATTCACACAAAGTAGTATTAGATTCTATTTTGCGTGTTCACATCAATCTTGTATCTATCCCTGTTTGAGATATCTTGATTAATACGAAACTTATAAATTTCTTACacgatgaatatttttttttttgtaaattaaaatattatcaaaattatcatggatatcatttatttttattttttttataaagttcaATAAACTAAGCAATCTGTGTGAAAAACTTTTACTCTAtcaatacaatttaatttatttttatattttactcattttcatgaataattttaaatcagtGTTCATGCTCAGATTTGTTTAtttgtgtatttattaaaaaagatttagaaattaaaaaataataataaatatttttaaatttatatatgtgatTAAACCTGtgattatttatcttaatttttttggaaatttttaaaatcatcttaaaataattatcacagtttacagatttaaaaaaattcatttagatAGTGTTATTGAAACCTTACTAAAGATATTTTACACTCTTACTTGATAACAGATCACATGAGACTTACTTTATCTATTTTACTTCatctttttcttagttttagtAAAATAGtcaaaagtttcttttttttatttatttttaaatcacaataaatatataattattatttattagttgcataataaatttaaatacttaagTCATCTATCCAATCTAAACCAATGTATTTCTTATGAGATTGATTTCGGTTAGATTTGACAACAAGATTATGTGAACCTAATCCAATTATTAGATTGAATAATAAGATTAGTTAAACACTTATTATTTTCCAtccctttcttcttttgaaaaagaaatcattgttcatctttaaaaaaaaaaggaaaaagaaatcatCTGCATTCCTTTAGttctaacaaagaaaaaatggaaaaccTAATAAAGTAGAAGTTGCATATCTCTTCTGATGGGCACAATCCGATCCTGTGGTGGAGAAAATAATATTCTTCCACTTGCTTGttcctttttttcttgaatgaaaaatatatttattgaagtgACAActatgataaagaaaaataaatgtatactttttaatataatattattggatttaatataaataattggaGTAGCTGAGAACATGGTGAGCACGATGAAGTTTGAAGCTATGATTCATTCCTTGAATCCATGGATGAGTAAAATAAAAGCCTAATACAACAAAATTAGATTAGAAAGCAAAAACACAATACATGGTATACTCTGTTCATGCATACATCACTTGGCAGCTACAAGGTGAGAATTCCCGAAATGCACGCGGAGCCTCTACCACCTGCCACGTCACACACACGTCAGCAGTACAACCTTTGACATCTTGTTCCATGTTCGAAACCCTCTCAACAATTCCTATCGCCACGTTCAAACCACAAGATGCCACGTAGATTCTGTCATCCAACCCCGTGGCACAAAAAGGCTTCTTCATAACTTCTCTTGGAAATCTACCACCTGCCACAGGACACCATGTGTCATGCTCCTCGTCGTACACCTTCACCGGCGAATCTCCATACTCGGCAATCATAAAAACTCTTCCGCCAACCGCCACACCCACCCCACTCCACCCTTCTCTCATTCCTATGCCCATCTCCTGCCACGTGTCCCTCTCCATCTCGTAAACCCAGCCCCTAGGCCGGAACATGAACGGCCACCACCACCCCTCCGTCACGTATACCCTTCCCCCTGCCGCCACAACCTCGTACCTCTCCAACTCCCCTTCCAACTCACTCCCCTCCTGCCATCTGTTGCTCTCGGGATCGTACACGCTGGTGCCGCCTCTCCCCACCGCCACTATCCTTCCCTCCACTCCTTCGGCAGCCACGAACTCCCTCCTCCCGGGTCCCCCAGCCACCGACCACTGATTCGTGGCGGCGCGGTAGGTCAGCGTTTTTGTGCCGTTGACGACGAAGAGCTTCCCCTGGCGTGGCAAGGCGGCGCAGGCAAGCGGCATGGTGTCCTCCGGCGAGGGCATTTGAGGAAGAAGGAACCAACGGGCAGAGGAAGGATCAAGCGCCTGCCACTGAAGCTTACCGGTTTGGGAATGGAAGGCGAGAACGAAAAGGTTGGGGTGGGAAAGCGTTTTCTTTGAGAAGATAAAAGAGGGATTGGTAATTGCTCTGTTCCAGGTGGAAGAAACAGAGCGCGAGAGAGCCTGGTAAGGGTAGGGAACGTGAAGAAGACATAGCTCTGCAACTTCGTTGGGCAAACCCGGAATAAGGTCTCTGTGTTCCTTTTCTCCTTCGAAGTAAACCATGATGTTTGGTTCGCAACGATGAAATGAAGAACAgcaaagagaagagagaagagatgaTAAAGGAGAGAAGAAATAAAAGTGTGAATGATTGAGTTGGGATGATGGATGATAGATGATAGATGATAGATGATGGGAACTGCAGTGGAAGTGGGGCCATGCCGTTTGTGGGCCCATATCGATCACTCCTAATATATAACATTTCATGCTTTTTCCCCCTTTCACTCTTTTTCACCcttcaattttataaactaaatttttaaaactcataaaatggaaactaattaatttatgttctataaataatatttcttttaagtatTGCTTGTCtagttgtataaatatatatatatatacatatatatatatatatatatatatatatgtatagacTTATTAAATCCCATGACAATGAAAAGAATGTAATAAAAGGGTATATTTGTAATTATAAGATATGTTTGTTTACTTTATGCTCgtatatttccttttcttatgtGCAGTAGATGGTTGAAAGCAAAGCATGTATTAATAAAccacaaaaatttaataaaaaatctaataaatatattcaaatttatcaaagaCTTAAAACTTGATTTAAGtcgattataaaattataaaactagaCCACTAAATAAGGTAACAAATATGATAACAATCACTCGTTAACCACCACATCACCTAGATACATAAAAGTTAAACAatataaactcaattaaatttttaatactaaattgattataaacatttaataagaactcgataaaaaaattcttaagtttatcataaatttaaaacttaattaaatgatagatgtacataaaattaaatatcatgtGTACCATTATTAGTTAATACATTTTGACAAATTCGAAGAAAGAGATGATAGTTGAACATAAGTCCAACtcatttaattgattaacatcACTTACAATCTAACATTTGAACATGATGATTTTATGGATATTTCACTAATGTGTTTGTCGAATAGATTTATTAcatgatataataataagacttgagccaaatcaaataaaaattgatactACTCTCATTccaatatcttaaaaaaaaatgagtttatgaattttttaaaaaaattaatggaaaataTAATAACACCAATAAAACTCTAGTTCAATCTATATAAAGAATTGAGATGACTTAGAATCTAAAACCTCACCATCATTATTAAATTCATAACAAAGGTTGATTGTTTAGTAGTAATACTTTGACACCACAAAAGGATTAAATATACTCATTTAATAatctaaaacaataatattttatttttatttaaaattgtaataaatattatattattaaaaagaactCAAATATATGTACTTTAACCAAAAGTGTTAAAGTAACTTTTTCCTAATTGTTTATCATTATCTATTTCATTAGTAATATTTCTGTTTAATGTTAttcatttcattattaatatcatcttacataatattatcactatatattatcatatacaTTCAGCATatctaaaaaaaactaactcTTAGTACGCAACGCCGTGTTCGAAATTATTGGCTCTCACAGGAAATAATTTGACGTCAAATCCATTGGTTTTTCCATAAATTCATTTCTATTTTccctttaaaatataattctttttcttttcttcttctcccttatgaaaaaaagaaatcagtttttaattttgtgatgaTAGAAATTGGATAATCCAATAATAGTATGATAACGAGTGAAAACAGAAATGTTCACTTAGAACTTGTTAGAATGGATTCTAATCTGACTttataccatattaaaaaatgagtttaaacctaactcaattctgtaaaactgacttgtaaaatgagatttgcatcttacttatatattataaattgaccttatctctatttgatgtgagacttctaaaagtgatgttaaaaaataaagaagaaataataaacacaaaatatgTTCAACCTTTCAGAACGAGATGAGATTCAGCATTTACAATACAATGgcttaaatgttttattttgtttttggtttgtattttattaaaacattttaatatatgaatccGAAGCTAAAAGGGTGCGACTTATGTTATGCAGTCGTACGTTAGGCCGCGGAGAATGCGGACGCCAAAGGaaccttcttttatttttgttcttttctctttgtttttagCATTTTAACATCTGATGTTTCTTTCACGTGTGACCTCGGATTTTTCATACTCTTTTCGTTCTattattacaacttttttttttttaaattcatctttatataatatatgtatcttaatatgcttttaagtcattttacaaatgttaataataataaatgaattatcATTGATttcagaaataataaaatataacaattatgaATGTCAATAAATATATCTTCCATTATAGCTGTTGTTAAAATGAGTTACAGTCCATGAATCCATTCGACCTATCACAGGTTCGGATTGGgttggaaaaaaatgtattcTTTTATGGATTGATCTACCAAttcacctaattttatttttattaatttattatcttataaaatcctaaaaaatatcatttgacTCATATTATGTGGATTGCAtcgtacttttttttattattttgaattgttttgagtttaacatcattttggagtaaaatttatttagatttgaattacaaaaaatttgtaatcttttttttttattttaaaaaattgtaattaagtgaataAGGAGCTAACCTGTTTAACTCACCAACCTGTGGTAAATCGAGTTGGATTCGATTTTTCTAATTCGTTAATAAATAAATCGGGTTGAGTCGTTCATTAAGTGATCAATCCGTGATGGACAGGGTGATCTGTTTTGATGACATTTGTTGTTaagacaattttaaataaatttagtttagttttaagtttaattaaacagtttataaaataaaatttatttttctttttattcttttcttttttcttttttaattttctttttttctcctttacttTTCTGGTGACAGCTctattaatacaaattataaattatcgaAAGATTTTCCCAAAAAAGATTCTATTGACGGAATAAAAATTCTTGTAGTgattatattttggttaaaacaCAATATTATGGTGGAATAAATACATGTTTATAGCATTAATCATTTTCATAGTTCAATGAATCTCAACCCTTTACTTAAGAAGGAAAGAAGCAGTAAGAAGTGACAAAGGAAGAGGACAAAATCATTTTCTCCTGCATCACATCACGCACCAGTCTTTGCTCCAGAAAGTCAAACCGCATAAATTATTAAGTGGTCTTAACACATAATCTTTAATTAGCAACCATATAACATATGATTAAATTCAATAACTGtctttcaaattaaagaaaaatatataataagtacATGTCACCGGTTGTGACatccgggcactgacgagggcggaaAGTGATCATCGGTGCAAAAGGTACGGACAAGGAATAGTTCCTGGCAGACTttcagtggaaggggcacatgaaCGAATAAAACATACACCGGAATAAGAAGGATATAAAGACAGTATATGTATAGGACTGTATGGTTAAAGGATagcttaaaagaattaatttggctattcatatcaacaaatgtATTTGCTTTTGGATAGCTTAACCTATAAGAATTTCATGGTTAAACGTgtttagcctagagtaatttaCACCAGTATTGTCTTATGTGCAGTATATAGatattgttttgtgtgtttttttaagtattagaagtcctacatcgactagagataaagttaTTTAAGTCTATATAAATGGATGCAAATCTCACTCTATAAGTCGGTTTtacggttttgtgggattgagttaggcttaaactaCACTTCTAAAATAGATGCCtgaaaacaatttatatatttgaaaatgaatggTTGAAGAGAAGAATTGattgaatgaaatgaaaatacaatGTAACCTCTAACAGGAAGCAATGTCCGTGACCATTTTCTTGAGTTGCTACTTGGTAATGCtttgaaaaaaacattataagaaGACAAAGAACTGAGGTTGTTACTGTGTATAGAGAGTTACAACTCAAATTTAATTTCCTGAACTTTAGAATAGTTAAGTGCAATAAGGTTTTTTTAATGATGCTTTAGTTTGTGCTGGACCCAGTTACACAATTATGGCGTTCATCCCTTGACCCTCAAGCATCTAATATCTAATATCCATCTTGATTGGAAAAAGCACCAGTTGTACTTACACCCATTCGAatcattttttaagatttactTAACATCATTGGAAAAAGGTAACATCAAACCGAATCTTTTGACCTTTCTTCATGCTTTTCCAGCAAAATTTTTGGATCACTACACACTCATTTTTCCTGCTCTTTCTACACTCACCACCAAACCTTTCTTTAGTAAACACTCAAACTACATCAAATAAacttatagaaaatataaaaaatgcattttaaacTCAGATCACACTGAGGTATATACATATCAAGCGTAATAATGACTTTGATATTATGTTAGAAGTTaattttaagcctaattcaattttacaaatcaAGCGTAATAATGACTTTGATATCATGttagaagttaattttaaacctaattcaattttataaaactgacttgtaaggtaaggtttgtacctacttatatattatgattgactttatctctagtcggtgtattattttcaacaaattcaaTTTCGCAAAACGGCTTTTAAGAAGAAATTTACACCTACTTGTATATGattctaaattagttttatttttagtgaatGTAAGAATTCTAACAACAAAATGTAATATTGTGATTGCTTCTTGAGAAATATAATCATGTAAAAGTGAAATTACTATTTATAACTTTTGTATGTTCTATGGATTACGAGTTCTCATAATGCAATGCAATGCTCTATTCTTAACGAGCAAGACAAGATTAATGATTGAAAGAGAGAATAGTGAAAAACAGAGATATCAGTAGATGGATGattctttttaaaagataaCTTGAAATATTGTAGGAAAAATATactatttgaattattaaattttaaaaaaaatatatgaaattctataaatttataGGATTGatttagttatataaaatttataaaaattgaaatttcatttaagtgaaaatttttaaaatgtgtatcattttcacttttgcatttatgtatttttcttaGCTTGGATGAGATTGAAATTACAAACATACTCACAAATATAAGTGGACAAGTAATCAGACGATcaaaaacacatacaaaaacatataaacacaCCGACCTAGATAGttaaacacataattttttatgtaaaaactGCAAATATTATACAATACTTCTAACAAAAACTATATATCATCTTAATTTTTCAGAcaaaatttttcatataattttattaatcaaattgtAAATTCTCCCATAACACAACTATTCCAGATTTTTTTACATCCAAGAGACGAATTGATTATGATGacaaattccaaataaaatttttatatttttaatttgcgagcaaataataaagagaaaaaacattgtTCCTTTCCTGTTATTTGTGAGAGCAAAAGGAAACGTAAGGAAAAGGTAGAAAATTTAGATATAAACCTTGTagaaaactttaataaaatatagttttaactTACAAGTATTTATACTTTTGaactattaaatattagttttatcaaaataaagttAGTATTCAGTAGTTATAGAAACCttttatctaaataataaaataaaaatcttacaaattagaaaaatgatttactttaaatatttgtagaataaaataatttggataaaaagaattgaaatgaatatatttaaattttgaaaaagaaaatcccaCGCGGAACAGTATTGTCTGAACAGGAACAACTTGACATTATATATTCCTTGAGTTTTGGCCAGCACGCAACTATAACAGCAGTGTTTGAAGTCTTAACAAAAAAATGCCTTCAAATtacttttctttcactttccAGATATGAAAAGCACCACAAATCAATAACACTGCGAAACTAAATTCGTCAACGCATGATAGGAAAAAAGTGTTTAATTACTATTTCACAACTTTTACAGAgctaaaatgatattattagaaattaacttttacatttataaaagaaagagaaaataaataataatgaaagatAATGTCAAATTGTATTGTACCATGTTAACACATTTCCATAATGATGGAGCGGTTCCGTTCCCAAACTTAAAGAAATGTTTCGTTTCAATCgattagttaacatttttacAGTAAACCGATAAGTagatacaaattaaaattattatcacaATTCTAACACGtttaacaaagtaaaaaagataaatcatatttgataataattagatcaattttaattaaaagtttacttgaaaacttataaatacagagataaaataaaatt
This DNA window, taken from Vigna radiata var. radiata cultivar VC1973A chromosome 5, Vradiata_ver6, whole genome shotgun sequence, encodes the following:
- the LOC106761094 gene encoding F-box protein AFR, with the protein product MKCYILGVIDMGPQTAWPHFHCSSHHLSSIIYHPSSQLNHSHFYFFSPLSSLLSSLCCSSFHRCEPNIMVYFEGEKEHRDLIPGLPNEVAELCLLHVPYPYQALSRSVSSTWNRAITNPSFIFSKKTLSHPNLFVLAFHSQTGKLQWQALDPSSARWFLLPQMPSPEDTMPLACAALPRQGKLFVVNGTKTLTYRAATNQWSVAGGPGRREFVAAEGVEGRIVAVGRGGTSVYDPESNRWQEGSELEGELERYEVVAAGGRVYVTEGWWWPFMFRPRGWVYEMERDTWQEMGIGMREGWSGVGVAVGGRVFMIAEYGDSPVKVYDEEHDTWCPVAGGRFPREVMKKPFCATGLDDRIYVASCGLNVAIGIVERVSNMEQDVKGCTADVCVTWQVVEAPRAFREFSPCSCQVMYA